Proteins from a genomic interval of Pseudodesulfovibrio nedwellii:
- a CDS encoding sensor domain-containing diguanylate cyclase — MPRQAIKRGRRPELMWGLGLDEMLKQQIEDGVGPGFHIRNFPTDSLPLGKDLSQDEKPSAAWIPWSVWSDFPEYRKEEYRDQDSTQRILIQSGEDKPLEMDQVLAEGFLTVVRTPLTRPKIQDVMFRAKEVTSMYSDIYRMTEEILLERELLARKTDQLMFLNKVLASATESLDASTILANAKDTLSLVLPIKMLHAAFWNHQQESEVADVEIFLNGKMPPESESIWVENIMASANFMGSGPVNGFNILHTDSARRPEYALMPEDGKLVTMPLTAGHETFGCLALLCEPGYRLGKDQVETFRSAVNHIGLALRNALTFKEVKRRADHDGLTRVFNRHSFEERLVYEIKRRRRYNHDLSLLMVDLDHFKQVNDTYGHMAGDMVLQKIGEILTTTFRTTDLAARYGGEEFVVLLPHTTEEAAWKLAERVRSVIADCNFHFDNQDFTITASIGVASVEGGALTTDDDLIIKADKALYQAKNNGRNMVVVSGQKPINRNRSAMQ; from the coding sequence CGGCGTCGGCCCCGGCTTTCACATTCGGAATTTCCCGACCGATTCTCTGCCGTTGGGCAAAGATCTTTCTCAAGATGAAAAGCCTTCTGCGGCTTGGATTCCCTGGTCGGTCTGGAGCGATTTCCCCGAATACCGCAAAGAAGAATACCGTGATCAGGATTCCACGCAGCGCATTCTGATCCAAAGTGGTGAAGACAAACCTCTTGAGATGGATCAGGTTCTGGCTGAAGGGTTCCTCACCGTGGTCCGCACTCCCCTCACCCGACCCAAGATTCAAGATGTCATGTTCCGCGCCAAGGAAGTGACGTCCATGTATTCTGATATTTACCGGATGACGGAAGAAATTCTTCTTGAACGAGAATTACTGGCCCGCAAAACAGACCAGCTCATGTTTCTGAACAAGGTGCTCGCTTCGGCAACCGAAAGTCTGGATGCCTCCACCATCCTCGCCAACGCCAAGGACACCCTCAGTCTGGTTTTGCCCATCAAGATGCTGCATGCCGCCTTCTGGAATCATCAACAGGAATCAGAAGTGGCCGACGTTGAAATTTTCCTCAACGGCAAAATGCCACCCGAATCCGAATCCATTTGGGTGGAAAACATCATGGCCTCAGCCAATTTCATGGGCAGCGGGCCGGTTAACGGATTCAACATCCTGCACACCGATTCCGCCCGGCGGCCCGAATATGCCCTGATGCCTGAAGACGGAAAGCTCGTCACCATGCCACTCACTGCCGGCCACGAAACATTCGGCTGTCTCGCGCTACTTTGTGAACCGGGGTATCGGCTTGGCAAGGATCAGGTGGAAACATTCCGCTCTGCCGTCAACCATATCGGTCTAGCCCTACGCAACGCCTTGACGTTCAAAGAAGTCAAACGCCGCGCAGATCACGATGGCCTAACACGCGTCTTCAATCGTCATTCCTTTGAAGAACGGCTTGTCTATGAAATCAAACGCCGTCGTCGTTACAATCACGATCTTTCCCTGCTCATGGTCGATCTCGACCACTTCAAGCAGGTCAACGACACCTACGGTCACATGGCCGGAGACATGGTACTTCAAAAAATTGGAGAAATCCTGACCACGACGTTCCGTACCACTGACCTCGCGGCCCGATACGGCGGCGAAGAATTTGTGGTGCTCCTGCCGCACACAACAGAAGAAGCTGCCTGGAAACTCGCGGAACGGGTTCGTTCAGTTATCGCAGATTGCAATTTCCATTTTGACAATCAGGACTTCACCATCACCGCGTCCATTGGCGTAGCGTCTGTCGAAGGTGGTGCGTTGACCACGGATGATGATCTTATCATCAAGGCGGACAAGGCACTCTACCAAGCCAAAAATAATGGCCGAAACATGGTTGTCGTCTCAGGGCAGAAGCCCATCAACCGCAACCGGTCAGCAATGCAGTAG